The genome window CACCAGGTGGCACTCATATCGACTCAGTCACGTCTCGACCACAAGGGAGCTGGCATGATCGTCAGACTGCTGTGTGCCTGCTGGGTAAGCGTCGTAGCTCTCGTGGGCTTCTCTTCCCTTGCCCATGCAGAAGTGGCGGGAAGCCTGGTGATCGCGGGCAACGGGCCGGAGAACACCACCATTGAAGCACTGGCGCACGCCTTTGAGAAAGCGAACCCCCGGGCCTACGTCGATCTCCTGTGGGAAGACAACTCCAAGCCAGTCGACATGGTGAAGTCCGGACAGGCCCATATCGCGATCACAGGATCGGAGGATCCAACCCTGGCCGGCAAACAGATTGGATGGGACGGGATCGGCATCCTCGTCCACCTCTCCAATTTCACCAAGGAAATCACCAAGCAGCAGGTCGCTGAGCTCTTTTCGGGGAAATTCACGACCTGGGCAGACGTCGGCGGGCCGGACACGCGAATCCTCCTGATCGACCGCCCGCGCAATCAGAATATCCGCGAGGCATTTGAGTCACAACTAGGCATTGCAGGAAAGATCCCGGAGACAGCCAAAATCATCGGCCATGATGATAAAGCTGTGAAGACGGTGGTCGGCACACTCCCGCCGCTCTCCGCCGTCACCTATATTTCACTGAGTACCGGCCTCTCAGTCGTCTCTACGGGAGTTGCCGTGCGCCTGCTCCCGGTCGATAAGATCGAGCCGGAAGCGCCGACCGTCAAAGACGGCCGCTACCCGCTGCGCCGGCCGATCATGCTGCTCTCCAAGAAAGAGGCGAATCCTCTCGTCGAAGCATTCGCGCAGTTTGCACTGTCCGCTGCCGGGCAAGCCATCATTGCCGAAACCTATGTGCCGATGCCGAGTCACTAGCAGGCTGCGGAAAACCCGGTTGATACCACAGATGCGCCAAGATTTTTCAGTGTGGGGCCAAGTCCAGAACCACCGCAGGATGCTTAAAAAGGAGGTCCATATGCAGTCCCGTTCTTTATTCGTTCTCTTCATGCTCTTTGGACCGCTCGTTATCCTTCCGCTCTCGTCCCCCCAAGCCGCAGCGGAAGACAATAACGGAGCCTTTGTCGATGGCGCGGGATTTACGCTGTACGGCACGGAATCCATTAAGGGGTCGGGCTCCGATAAAGTAGAGCAAGATCCGATCTGCGATCGGAGCAAGCGCCCGAAAATCTTCAAGGTCCAGCCGGACGAAGCGAAACCCGGCCAGAAAGTCACGATCACGGGCGAGAATTTCGGCAGCAAAGAATGTTTCCGCGGCGTGGCCTTCAGCGCAGCCGGGCCGACCAAGATCGACTACACCTTCGTCAACGACACGACTATCGAAGCCACGGTACCCGATGTGAAAGCGGGTATGTCGTTCATCGACGTCGTCGCCGGCGGCGGCAACGCCCGGTCCAAAGGATTCTTAGTCCAGGCCAAGTAACCCGTTCAGGACGATTTCCATTCGGGGAGAGAGAGAAAACCTCTCCCCGAATAGCCCTGATTCCATCTCCTCTACCCGCCCCCAATCCCTCGACAGGACTTTTGACTCTATGCTAGGTTACGCGCTCCCTTGCGCCGGATTTGGCCGTGTGCGGGGTCTGCTGTGAGTCAGGTCGATGCTCGTATGTTTAAGAAAATTCTAGTCGCGAATCGCGGCGAAATCGCCATGCGTATCATCCGCGCCTGCCGCGAGCTGAATATTGCTACGGCCGCCATCTATTCAGAAGCCGATTCGACCGGCATCTACGTCAAAAAAGCCGATGAAGCCTACCTGGTCGGTCCCGGCCCCGTGAAGGGCTTCCTCGACAAGCAACAGATCGTCGATCTGGCTCTCAGGATCGGAGCGGATGCCATCCATCCCGGATACGGCTTTCTTTCTGAAAACGCGGAGTTTGC of Nitrospira sp. contains these proteins:
- a CDS encoding IPT/TIG domain-containing protein, with the protein product MQSRSLFVLFMLFGPLVILPLSSPQAAAEDNNGAFVDGAGFTLYGTESIKGSGSDKVEQDPICDRSKRPKIFKVQPDEAKPGQKVTITGENFGSKECFRGVAFSAAGPTKIDYTFVNDTTIEATVPDVKAGMSFIDVVAGGGNARSKGFLVQAK
- a CDS encoding substrate-binding domain-containing protein, whose protein sequence is MIVRLLCACWVSVVALVGFSSLAHAEVAGSLVIAGNGPENTTIEALAHAFEKANPRAYVDLLWEDNSKPVDMVKSGQAHIAITGSEDPTLAGKQIGWDGIGILVHLSNFTKEITKQQVAELFSGKFTTWADVGGPDTRILLIDRPRNQNIREAFESQLGIAGKIPETAKIIGHDDKAVKTVVGTLPPLSAVTYISLSTGLSVVSTGVAVRLLPVDKIEPEAPTVKDGRYPLRRPIMLLSKKEANPLVEAFAQFALSAAGQAIIAETYVPMPSH